The following coding sequences are from one Melanotaenia boesemani isolate fMelBoe1 chromosome 19, fMelBoe1.pri, whole genome shotgun sequence window:
- the clic3 gene encoding chloride intracellular channel protein 3 → MAEAPKIELFVKASVDAESVGNCPFCQRLFMILWLKGVNFTLTTVDMKRAPDVLKALAPGSQPPFLIYNGDVKTDTNKIEEFLEENLAPPQYPKLCCRYKESNGAGEDIFRKFSAYIKNPNPGLNDMLEKKFLSTLVKLNMYLETPLPHELDQNPNANDSPRLYLDGDTFTLADCNLLPKLNIVKVVCKEYRNFDIPAELKGLTRYLTNAYKQDEFRYTCPNDSEILIAYHSVAKYLNK, encoded by the exons atggcAGAAGCCCCAAAGATTGAGCTCTTTGTCAAG gCCAGTGTTGATGCTGAAAGTGTTGGAAACTGCCCTTTCTGTCAGAGGCTCTTCATGATTCTTTGGTTGAAGGGGGTCAATTTTACCCTCACCACTGTGGACATGAAAAG gGCACCAGATGTGCTTAAAGCTTTGGCTCCAGGCTCTCAGCCACCTTTTCTCATCTACAATGGAGATGTGAAAACAGACACTAACAAGATCGAGGAGTTCCTGGAGGAGAACTTAGCCCCACCTCA GTATCCAAAATTGTGCTGTCGCTACAAAGAGTCTAATGGTGCTGGAGAAGACATCTTCAGAAAATTTTCAGCATACATCAAGAATCCCAATCCTGGGTTGAATGACA TGCTAGAGAAGAAATTTCTGTCAACTCTGGTGAAGCTGAACATGTACCTTGAGACACCTCTCCCTCATGAACTGGACCAGAACCCAAACGCCAATGACTCCCCACGCCTGTACCTGGATGGTGACACCTTCACCTTGGCAGACTGCAACTTGCTACCCAAACTCAATATTGTAAAG GTGGTGTGTAAGGAGTATCGCAACTTTGACATCCCTGCGGAGCTGAAGGGGCTGACGCGTTACCTCACTAATGCCTATAAACAAGATGAGTTTCGCTACACCTGCCCAAATGACTCAGAGATTCTCATTGCCTACCACTCTGTGGCCAAGTACTTGAACAAATAG